Below is a window of Enterobacter kobei DNA.
GTCCGTGAAGTGGATCTTGTTGCTGCTTAGCCTGTTCTTCATGCCGCTGCACGCGGCGACGATCCCTGGCGTTACGTCAGGCGCGACCACCACACCAACCGAAGCCCCCGCCGCCGAGCCGGATGTCGAGCAAAAAAAAGCTGCCTATGGCGCGCTGGCAGATGTGCTGGAGAACAGCGCTTCCCGGGAGGAACTGATCGGCCAGTTGCGGAAAGTCGCCGCCACACCACCGCCGGAACCGGTGCCGACCATTACCCCGCCGGAAGTGCTGGAAGAGACCACGGTGCTGGAGAACGTCACTAACGTCACCCGTCATTACGGCGATGAACTGGCCTCCCGCTTCGCGCAGTTGTATCGCAACATCACGGATTCGCCGCACAAAGCCTTTAACCCGCAAAGTTTTTATAATGCCGCCTCGCATTTTCTGATGCTGGCGGTGTGTGTGTTTGCCTTTTTCTGGCTGGCGCGCTTTAGCGTCACGCCGCTGTACCGCAAGATGGGCACCTGGGCACGCCGCAAAAACCGCGAACACAAGAACTGGCTTCAGCTTCCGGCGATCATCATCGGCGCGTTTATTATCGATATTATGCTGCTGGCCCTGACGCTGTTTGTGGGTCAGGTGCTTAGTGATAACCTGGACGGCGGAAACCGCACTATCGCCTTCCAGCAGGCGCTGTTCCTGAATGCCTTTGCGCTGATCGAATTTTTCAAAGCCATTCTGCGGCTTATCTTCAGCCCACGCTTTCCCGATCTGCGCCCGTTCCCGGTCAAAGATGAGACGGCAAAATACTGGCATCTGCGCCTGACGGCGCTAAGCAGCCTGATTGGCTATGGGCTTCTGGTGGCGGTGCCTATTATCTCCAACCAGGTGAACGTACAGGTCGGCGCGATGGCAAACGTGCTGATCATGCTGTTTATCACCAGCTGGGCGCTGTACCTGATTTTTCATAACAAGATCACCGTGCAGCAGAATCTTATTCACCTGGCTGAGCGCTCGCTGTCGTTTTTCAGCCTGTTTATCCGCGCTTTTGCGCTGGTCTGGCACTGGCTGGCCAGCGCCTACTTTGTGGTGCTGTTTTTCTTCTCGCTGTTCGATCCCGGTAACAGCCTGAAGTTTATGATGAGCGCGTCGTTGCGCAGTCTGGCCATCATCAGCGTCGCCGCCTTTGCCTCAGGCGTGCTCTCCCGCTGGCTTTCAAAAACCATCACCCTGTCGCCCCATGTGCAGCGCAACTATCCGGAGCTGCAAAAGCGGGTTAACGGCTGGCTTTCCGCCTCGCTGAAGATGGCGCGCATTCTGGTGGTCTGTGTGGCGATCATGCTGCTGCTCAACGCCTGGGGGCTGTTTGATTTCTGGAACTGGCTGCACAATGGCGCAGGGGAGAAAACCGTTGATATTCTGATCCGCATTGCGCTGATCCTGTTCTTCTCCGCCGTGGGCTGGACGGTGCTGGCCAGCCTTATTGAAAATCGTCTCTCCTCGGATATTCATGGCAGGCCACTGCCGAGCGCCCGCACCCGTACGCTGCTGACGCTGTTCCGTAACGCGCTGGCGGTGGTGATCAGCACCATTACGGTGATGATTGTGTTGTCGGAGATTGGCGTGAACATCGCGCCGCTGCTGGCGGGTGCCGGGGCACTGGGTCTGGCGATCTCTTTCGGCTCGCAGACGCTGGTGAAAGATATTATCACCGGGGTATTTATCCAGTTTGAGAACGGCATGAACACCGGCGATCTGGTGACCATCGGGCCGCTGACCGGCACGGTTGAACGCATGTCGATCCGCTCGGTGGGCGTGCGCCAGGATACCGGCGCGTATCACATCATTCCGTGGTCATCGATTACCACCTTCGCCAACTTTGTGCGCGGCATTGGCTCGGTGGTGGCGAATTACGATGTCGATCGCCATGAGGATGCGGATAAAGCGAATCAGGCGCTGAAGGATGCGGTGGGTGAACTGATGGCGCGGGACGATATTCGCGAGCTGATCATCGGCGAGCCGACCTTTGTCGGCATTGTCGGCCTGACCAATACCGCCTTTACCCTGCGCGTGACCTTCACCACGCAGCCGCTCAAGCAGTGGACGGTACGCTTTGCGCTGGACAGCATGGTGAAGAAATATTTCGATCTGGCAGGGGTTCGCCCGCCAGTGCAGACTTATCAGGTGCTGGCGCAGCCTGCTGCGCCGTCATCGGCCGCGCCGCAGGAACTGCCGCCACCCGCCGCGCCTACGCTTTAAAACGGGTATTTGCCCAGCGGCGACGCTGGGCGTCATCCATAAAGGTCCAGGCAATAAAGCGACTCTGCTTTTGCCCCTGGGCCATCTCTTTTTTCACCACTTTCACCGCACCGGCTTCCGTCAGCGCACGATACAGCGGCGGGAGGTTTTCCCCGCGCGATACCAGCGAGCTGAACCACAGCACCTGACGGCCAAAGCCCTGGCTTTCGGCAATCATCTGCGTGATAAAGGCCACTTCCCCGCCCTCGCACCACAGCTCCTGCTGCTGGCCGCCAAAGTTCAGCGCCTCGCTGCTCTGACCAAGGTTACGACGCTTACGCTCGTTTCCGGCACGGGCGGCGGCGGCAGAATCATGGAACGGCGGATTGCACAGGGTGGCATCGTACTGTTCGTTTTTATGGATGATACCGGTGAGGATGGCTGCCGGATCTTTTTGACGACGCAGGCGCACGGTGCGGGTCAGCCCCGGATTGCCGTTAATGATCGCCTGGGCGCTGGCAAAGGCCTCGTTGTGCACTTCCGTGCCGGTAAATCGCCAGCCGTATTCATGATTGCCGATCAGCGGATAGATGCAGTTGGCACCCACACCGATGTCCAGCACGCTCGCCTGACGCGGCACGGTACCTTCAGCACTTTCCGCCAGCAGATCCGCCAGATGATGAATATAATCCGCGCGGCCCGGTACCGGCGGACAGAGGAACCCTTCCGGAATGTCCCAGTGGGCAACGCCATAGAAATGCGCCAGCAGCGCTTTGTTCAGTGCCTTCACGGCGAGGGGATCGGCAAAGTTTACCGTCGCCTCACCCGTGGGCGTGGCAATAATAAAGCCACGCAGCTCCGGGCAGTCCTGACAGAGGGCGTCAAGATCGTAGCGGCTGTGATGGCGGTTTCGCGGGTGTAATCCCGGCTTCTGGGCAGTCATGGCATTCTCCTTTCAACAGCGGCGTAAGATACCCGTTGACGGCGGCGCGGTAAATAAGTGACGCTCGCTATTCTGATTTAATCGTAAAAATGGGTGAACTATGTATTTTTATCAGCCAGCACAGGGACACGGTCTGCCGCACGATCCGCTGAATGCCATTATCGGCCCACGTCCTATCGGCTGGATCGCCTCGCAGGACAGTCAGGGACAGCGCAACCTCGCCCCCTACAGCTTTTTCAACTGCTTTAACTATCGCCCACCGATTATTGGTTTTTCCAGCACCGGCTGGAAAGACAGCGTGCGAAACATCACCGAAACCAAAGAGTTCGTCTGGAACCTGACCACTTACGATCTGGCGGTGCGGATGAATGAAAGCTCCGCCTCCCTGCCCCACGGCGAAGATGAATTCGTGCGCGCCGGGCTGACGCCGGTGGCAAGTCAGGTGGTGAGCGTGCCGCGCGTGGCGGAAAGCCCGGTCAATTTCGAATGCCGTCTGTCCCAGTGTATTCAGTTGACCGCCGCCGACGGTACGCCGATCGACAGCTGGCTGGTGCTGGGCGAAGTGGTGGGGATCCATATCGATGAATCCTTGCTGGAAAATGGCATTTACCAGACTGCCAAAGCCCGTCCGGTATTGCGCGCGGGGGGGCCGTCGGCGTATTACACCATTGATGAATCCCAGCGTTTCGACCTGGTACGCCCCGACGCCCGTTGAGCCCTGAAGCCATCGCTTTGCCTGTATGGTCTAAACTATAAGGATGTACAACGATAAGGAGAAGGCGATGGCTTCCGGTTGGGCAAATGATGGCGCAGTGCAGGATCAAATCGACAGCACCGTAGAAGACGCCGTGGCGCGCGCCCGGCGCGATCTGCCAAAAGGCGAGAGCCTGAAAGAGTGTGAAGAGTGCGGTGAGCCGATCCCTGAAGCACGTCGCAAGGCGATTGCCGGTGTGCGGCTGTGCGTGAACTGCCAGCAGAAGAAAGATTTACAAAATTCAACAAATGCAGGATATAATCGCAGAGGTTCTAAAGACAGCCAGTTACGTTGACCTTTACTGACCTAACATGACAGTGCAAGCGGTTGCGAAGCGGCGCACAAAAAATCGTACAGAAAGTAGCAAATCGTGCCGCTAATACCCTGCAACCGCAGGCGCCACCCTTTCCTGACACATTCACCGAAAAAATATGTTCCTAATCAATTAATTAACGATCGTTCAATTTTTTAGAACAAGGTCGTCAATTCTCTTCGATTTAATCTTTTGCGAAATACTGTGATACTTATCACATCGACGGAACATCGTCCCCTTAACAGAATAACCTGCGAGAGATTAACCATGAAAACCATCAAATATGCTGTTGCCGCCATCGCCCTTTCTACCCTGTCCTTTGGCGCGTTTGCTGCCCAGGCAGTGACTGCTGAACAGGCCAGCAACATGAATAAAATCGGTGTTGTTGCTGCTGACGGCGCGACCACCCTCGACGGTCTGGAAGCTCAACTGGCACAGAAAGCGGCTGAAGCAGGCGCTACCGGTTATAGCATCACCTCTGCTAACACCAGTAACAAAATGAGCGGCACCGCGGTTATCTACAAATAATCGACTGAATGCTTTACACCTGCGGTTAACCTCCGCGGGTGCGTTTTACCCTCATCATATGTTTTATTTGCAATACCAGAGTGTTATTACCCTTGTTGCCCGTCCGGTCTGGACGGGCTTTTTTTTGCCTTAAAAACGGGCGTTAACCTGCGCCAGTCCTGCCTCAATGGAGTCGGCTTCACCGGTGGCATACAGACAGCAGGCCATCTGCGTTTTCAAAGATTGGGGTATCGCTTCGCTGCCCACAATACAGCGCTCGATCCAGCGCGCGGTAGTATGCGGATCTTTAGCGTCCGGCAGTGAGACGCCGCTTTGCTCTTCGGCCTGACGTTCGAGGATCACCCGCGCGCCCAGGCTGTCTATCAGCGTTATCTGCGGGCAGCGCTGTGGGTTGGCATACACTTCCCCTTCGGTGCCATGCATCAGCAGGCCGCGGCCGCCAATATCGCTGAAGAATTTCGCCACACGCGGCACGTATTCCGGGTGGGAGACGCTGGACAGGCGCAGGGCGGCGTCTTCGGCGAACGGCGTTGCCAGCTTGGCCAGCGTGTGGGCGCTGTTACGCACGCCCATCCGCCAGCGCATCGCCAGCTGGTTTTCCAGCGGCGGGCAGAGCGCGCTGACGGGGATATAGACCGGCTGATGACCATCGAGCTTCGCCTGCGCCTGTCCGGCAAGGTGCGTGGCTTCAATGCCGAGCAGCGCAAAAATGGTTTCTGTCACGACACGGGTGGGATCTTCGCTGACGCCGTGCACCACCACCGGAAAACCGAGTTTATGCAGCAGGATAGCCAGCAGCGGCGTCAGGTTGGCCTGTTTCCGCGCGCCGTTATAGCTTGGGATAACAATCGGCATCGGCTTTGCCACCGGCGGCGTCAGGCGCATTGTCTGCTGCTGCATGGCGTCATAGAAACCGAGCATTTCCGCTTCGCCCTCGCCTTTGATGCGCAGCGCGATCAGGATGCCGCCCATTTCCAGTTCCGGCACGTCGCCGTTCAGCATGTGGGTGTACAGCGCGCGTGCGGTGTCAACATCCAGATCGCGGGCGTGATTTTTGCCGCGCCCGACCTCTTTGATGATCTTGCGATAGTCCATGAAATCTCCTTCCCGTGCCCAGGTTAGCGTCGTCGGCGACGGCTCTGTTTTGCTTCCGCTTTTGGTTTACTTTTCACTATAACGTCCGGAACGGCAGGTTGTGAAATAGGAAATACCGGTAGCGCGTTGAGCAGACGCTTGCCATAGCTTTTAGTCAGCAGGCGTTTATCGTAGATCACCACTTCGCCCCGACAGCTGTGACTTCTGATCAGACGCCCGACCTGCTGGATCAGATTGAAGGAAGCGCTTGGCAGACTCTGCACTTCAAAGGGATAGCGGTTAAGGCTTTTCAGCCATTCCCCCTCGGTGATCACCACCGGGCTGTCGATGGGCGGGAAGGCGATTTTATGGATATGCACCTGCGTCAGGTAATCGCCTTTCAGATCCAGCCCCTCGGCAAAGGATTGCAGACCGACCAGCACGCTGCGCTCGCCGCTATCAATGCGTTTGCGGTGCAGCTCCACCAGCCGGTAACGGGGCTGATCGCCCTGCACCAGCAGCACCAGCCGCAGATCGGTGACAAAGGTCAGAAACAGCTGCA
It encodes the following:
- the ybiO gene encoding mechanosensitive channel protein — translated: MKWILLLLSLFFMPLHAATIPGVTSGATTTPTEAPAAEPDVEQKKAAYGALADVLENSASREELIGQLRKVAATPPPEPVPTITPPEVLEETTVLENVTNVTRHYGDELASRFAQLYRNITDSPHKAFNPQSFYNAASHFLMLAVCVFAFFWLARFSVTPLYRKMGTWARRKNREHKNWLQLPAIIIGAFIIDIMLLALTLFVGQVLSDNLDGGNRTIAFQQALFLNAFALIEFFKAILRLIFSPRFPDLRPFPVKDETAKYWHLRLTALSSLIGYGLLVAVPIISNQVNVQVGAMANVLIMLFITSWALYLIFHNKITVQQNLIHLAERSLSFFSLFIRAFALVWHWLASAYFVVLFFFSLFDPGNSLKFMMSASLRSLAIISVAAFASGVLSRWLSKTITLSPHVQRNYPELQKRVNGWLSASLKMARILVVCVAIMLLLNAWGLFDFWNWLHNGAGEKTVDILIRIALILFFSAVGWTVLASLIENRLSSDIHGRPLPSARTRTLLTLFRNALAVVISTITVMIVLSEIGVNIAPLLAGAGALGLAISFGSQTLVKDIITGVFIQFENGMNTGDLVTIGPLTGTVERMSIRSVGVRQDTGAYHIIPWSSITTFANFVRGIGSVVANYDVDRHEDADKANQALKDAVGELMARDDIRELIIGEPTFVGIVGLTNTAFTLRVTFTTQPLKQWTVRFALDSMVKKYFDLAGVRPPVQTYQVLAQPAAPSSAAPQELPPPAAPTL
- the rlmF gene encoding 23S rRNA (adenine(1618)-N(6))-methyltransferase RlmF, translated to MTAQKPGLHPRNRHHSRYDLDALCQDCPELRGFIIATPTGEATVNFADPLAVKALNKALLAHFYGVAHWDIPEGFLCPPVPGRADYIHHLADLLAESAEGTVPRQASVLDIGVGANCIYPLIGNHEYGWRFTGTEVHNEAFASAQAIINGNPGLTRTVRLRRQKDPAAILTGIIHKNEQYDATLCNPPFHDSAAAARAGNERKRRNLGQSSEALNFGGQQQELWCEGGEVAFITQMIAESQGFGRQVLWFSSLVSRGENLPPLYRALTEAGAVKVVKKEMAQGQKQSRFIAWTFMDDAQRRRWANTRFKA
- a CDS encoding flavin reductase family protein, producing MYFYQPAQGHGLPHDPLNAIIGPRPIGWIASQDSQGQRNLAPYSFFNCFNYRPPIIGFSSTGWKDSVRNITETKEFVWNLTTYDLAVRMNESSASLPHGEDEFVRAGLTPVASQVVSVPRVAESPVNFECRLSQCIQLTAADGTPIDSWLVLGEVVGIHIDESLLENGIYQTAKARPVLRAGGPSAYYTIDESQRFDLVRPDAR
- a CDS encoding DksA/TraR family C4-type zinc finger protein encodes the protein MASGWANDGAVQDQIDSTVEDAVARARRDLPKGESLKECEECGEPIPEARRKAIAGVRLCVNCQQKKDLQNSTNAGYNRRGSKDSQLR
- the ybiJ gene encoding DUF1471 family protein YbiJ — its product is MKTIKYAVAAIALSTLSFGAFAAQAVTAEQASNMNKIGVVAADGATTLDGLEAQLAQKAAEAGATGYSITSANTSNKMSGTAVIYK
- the ybiB gene encoding DNA-binding protein YbiB, which produces MDYRKIIKEVGRGKNHARDLDVDTARALYTHMLNGDVPELEMGGILIALRIKGEGEAEMLGFYDAMQQQTMRLTPPVAKPMPIVIPSYNGARKQANLTPLLAILLHKLGFPVVVHGVSEDPTRVVTETIFALLGIEATHLAGQAQAKLDGHQPVYIPVSALCPPLENQLAMRWRMGVRNSAHTLAKLATPFAEDAALRLSSVSHPEYVPRVAKFFSDIGGRGLLMHGTEGEVYANPQRCPQITLIDSLGARVILERQAEEQSGVSLPDAKDPHTTARWIERCIVGSEAIPQSLKTQMACCLYATGEADSIEAGLAQVNARF